A window of the Zeugodacus cucurbitae isolate PBARC_wt_2022May chromosome 4, idZeuCucr1.2, whole genome shotgun sequence genome harbors these coding sequences:
- the LOC114804294 gene encoding nematocyst expressed protein 3-like has translation MSKLLSLSLLLVVIALSASCVTAKPAQVAVAAPVAAAPVVASAPVIAAAPYVSAAYTAPPYAAAYSAPYAPYTSAYAAPYSAAYSAAYTNAPLNSAVASQRVDIQSNYYATPLIAAAATPAKLVAPPAPIAAAAPAPARFVAPAAFSEAYTASYAPIAAPAVAAAYTSAPYIASAPVAPIAPVAPANYVAPAAAAVAPAPARYVAAAAATPVVAAPVAASPAKLVAPRVVV, from the exons ATGTCGAAACTC ttgtcgttgtcgttgttgttggtggtgattGCTCTAAGCGCTAGCTGCGTGACAGCTAAGCCCGCCCAAGTGGCCGTAGCTGCGCCTGTTGCTGCCGCCCCAGTTGTTGCTTCTGCTCCGGTTATTGCTGCCGCCCCATACGTTTCCGCCGCTTACACAGCACCGCCCTATGCCGCTGCCTATAGTGCGCCCTACGCGCCATATACTTCAGCGTACGCTGCACCCTACTCAGCGGCATACAGCGCCGCATATACGAACGCTCCATTGAACTCTGCGGTCGCCAGCCAACGTGTGGATATACAGAGCAATTACTACGCAACACCACTGATAGCTGCTGCTGCGACACCTGCCAAGTTGGTCGCACCCCCAGCACCCATTGCCGCGGCAGCACCGGCTCCTGCTCGCTTTGTTGCGCCAGCCGCCTTTTCAGAGGCCTACACAGCTTCATATGCCCCCATCGCCGCACCCGCTGTTGCTGCCGCTTATACTAGTGCTCCTTACATCGCCTCAGCTCCCGTGGCTCCCATAGCTCCCGTGGCTCCAGCTAACTATGTTGCTCCTGCGGCTGCGGCTGTGGCTCCAGCTCCTGCTCGTTATGtagccgctgccgctgccactCCGGTAGTAGCTGCCCCAGTTGCCGCTTCCCCAGCCAAGCTGGTTGCACCAAGAGTTGTTGTCTGA
- the LOC128921765 gene encoding uncharacterized protein LOC128921765 produces the protein IALQLLTLCIFCASAFTKVQAAVPLPVASLDPDVEILPSGSAVSSQYVYRVHNKPIIRPVVAPIVEVNPPALAAPLNNLAFPAAHTNLPLTAPVLRPPIIPIAQQAAPLLPLPPSLSPPTVFPATLISHPTRVYGPPAFPHAPARLTLPLAISQRLRSRFSYKRRPSAIALRRYPTHAAYRWYG, from the coding sequence atTGCTTTGCAGCTCCTGACGCTGTGCATCTTCTGTGCTTCCGCATTCACAAAAGTGCAAGCCGCTGTGCCGCTTCCCGTCGCCTCGCTCGATCCAGACGTGGAGATACTGCCAAGTGGGAGCGCCGTTAGCAGCCAATATGTATACCGCGTCCACAATAAGCCGATAATTCGACCTGTTGTAGCGCCAATCGTCGAAGTCAATCCTCCAGCCTTGGCCGCTCCGTTAAACAACTTAGCTTTTCCAGCAGCGCATACAAATCTGCCGCTAACAGCACCAGTTTTGAGACCGCCCATAATACCCATAGCGCAACAAGCCGCGCCTTTATTACCGCTCCCACCAAGTTTGTCCCCACCAACCGTTTTTCCTGCTACTTTAATCTCACATCCAACACGTGTTTATGGACCACCAGCTTTTCCTCACGCTCCTGCGCGTCTGACACTCCCCCTTGCGATCTCACAACGTCTGCGCTCCAGATTCAGTTATAAGCGTCGTCCATCTGCTATAGCTCTGCGTCGTTATCCGACCCACGCAGCTTATCGGTGGTATGGTTAA